TCCACGGCCCTTATTGTTATCGtatccacctctcccacgtgtggagttGCCACCACGTGTGAAGCCACCACGTGTGGAGTTGCCACCACGTGTGTCCACTTTAAAGTTGCGGTTTCTCTCTTTATTGGAGTGGTTATTTGGGCCCGTACGCCTTTCATGTCCCCTGTTATTAGGGTATTGCtgcttgcgccctcttttgggtgcattataatttgccTCACGGACGCTCTTGGTTCCGATGGGCCTTGAATGataattctttacaaggatgttgtcgtgcttttcagctaccgaCAAAAGATTACTAAGCTCATTAAACCTTGTaattcgtccagcattgacttcggtgcgatattgctttgatatcacaattgctgagacgggaatggtggagagagtcttctcaattagctcttcttCTGTGAGAGGCTTTCCACAGAACCTCAACATGGATTTGaggcgaagagcttccgagttatattcagcaacagacttaaagtcggagaagcgtatattattccactgaaccttcaagtcagggaggagggtatcttgGATAttgccaaaacgctcttctagcgctacccataggtcTCTTGCATCTTTGATTGACATGTACTCTAATCTGAGTGCTTTATCCATATGGCGCCGCATCAAGATAATAGCTtgtgcatgctttgtaggtgttcgttggaacacaaggcctggatcaggagcttgaattatgggcaatattccctttgaagtgaggtggttctcaacgtcggttacccaactatggTATTCCGAACCCGTTGAGTCAAGTAtttgaaagtcgagtctaggttcattcgacatcctgaagataataagagaagatatattagtttcggagtttaaaacttccacgaaagctaaaatcaataatatttagaccaaaacaatgatgttttgcggacgctcttagtccgaatattatgaacactcttagttcatgattacaaacgctcttagttcgtttagcgtgaattacGGTAATTCC
This portion of the Rosa chinensis cultivar Old Blush chromosome 1, RchiOBHm-V2, whole genome shotgun sequence genome encodes:
- the LOC121049166 gene encoding uncharacterized protein LOC121049166; amino-acid sequence: MSNEPRLDFQILDSTGSEYHSWVTDVENHLTSKGILPIIQAPDPGLVFQRTPTKHAQAIILMRRHMDKALRLEYMSIKDARDLWVALEERFGNIQDTLLPDLKVQWNNIRFSDFKSVAEYNSEALRLKSMLRFCGKPLTEEELIEKTLSTIPVSAIVISKQYRTEVNAGRITRFNELSNLLSVAEKHDNILVKNYHSRPIGTKSVREANYNAPKRGRKQQYPNNRGHERRTGPNNHSNKERNRNFKVDTRGGNSTRGGFTRGGNSTRGRGGYDNNKGRGGRIIRRGSSSNPPREYPQRGQTAPPMKGGNHNDVCHREQEANLAEDEENEDVNLTIEDFKAKQVHEDAADFD